GTCTTCATGCTAACGTCCGTGCTGACGGAGCTGGAGCCTCTGGCATTATTAACGTTGGGGGTTTAGGGAGGGAGTCACATGACCAGGCAAAACAAAGAACGGACGAGCTCcgatcaccacacacacacacacacaaacacacacacccacacacacaccattctcTGAGATGACAAAACTCCGATATATCTTCACACAGAAAACTGTTGTTGCTGTATTTTAAAACCTTGTATATTTCCTACTTATTTAAACTGGAAGAAACACACAAGttcatgcacacatacagtttacacacagtgtgtataatgcacacagacacacacacacacacacactgggctgtCCTTGGTGGGGACACTGGTGGAGTAGTATTAAATGGAGGGTCACGGTCGGGTCTTCCTCGGCGAGCGGCGGAAAACAAAACCGGCGCACTCCTCCACCATGAAGGTAAAGTAAGTGTTGAAGGATGAAAAGGCTGCActctaacagacacacacacacctgctcagCCCACATGTGTACAGTACGTACAGTTTGTACAGTCCACACAATCCAACAccttctttatatttacatgtgagACATTAAATAACATCTTAAGTTAAAtattattgaatttaaatatatacaaaatatgacTCTATTCTCATAATATTGCGACTTTAGTCTGTAGTACGACTTTATTTTCGTAGTATTACAACTTCACTCTCATAATATAACTTTATCTtgttaaattatgatttttaagactttattcttgtaacaTAAAAAATCTCTTCTCTTaatataatgacatttttcttGTTACAACTTCATTCATGCaatattatgactttcttcTTAATCACGACTTTCTTCTCGTAATATTTTGACGTAATATGAATTTTTTCTCTTACAACacattacaactttatttttgtaatatgacgtcttttttttcattttcaattttttcattaaattacaaaCGTATCTCATGATATTACGACTCTCTCCTCAATTTCGtctttttcttgtaatattacgaaCATTATTCTGGAAATCTTCCTCATatggtcaaacaaaacaagatgtcCGACAATATCACTTTTGTGCTACAGGAGTTTATAATCTGCAGCTGAATAAAATAACTAAAgacagtgaaatatttaaataatagaCACTCGGTCTTCTTGTTGTGTATCGGAGGCTCACGCGTCCATTACCACGACTGTGGTTTGTTAGAATAAACTCTTTGTCGGACAGAAAACTGGGGTCAAGGTCAAACTCATGGTGGAACATTGGGAATGATggaatattttaattttaacgTCCAGAACAAAAGTCAAATCCCCTGCGGCTCCTTTCTTTCTTGTGGTGAGGAAAATGAAACTGTACTCGGTCTTTCTCTGGGTAGAAATAACACGAGGATCAGCcacaagcgtgtgtgtgtgtgtgtgtgtgtgtgtgtgtgtgtgtgtgtgtgtgtctgtgtgcgtgcgtgtttgtgtttgcacatttgttGTAGCTTCCAATCCCAGGCCAGAGTCAGTTTTCAAGTCAAACTCGAGCTGTTAATTGCGTGCTAAAGAGCAGTTATGCatgcaagcgtgtgtgtgtgtgtgtgtgtgtgtgtgtgtgtgtgtgtgtgtgtgtgtgtgtaaggcgGGGCATGCTGGCAGTCATGTATGGTATGTGAACAGCCATGAGCGAGGTcaatgtaagtgtgtgtgtaagacgtGTTTCTAAATTTGAACCATAAAAGGTCTAAAATTAGCAGTGaaatgattttgtgtttttctccacGTCCTCTGTCGCCGCCAGCATCTGCTCCTCGACTCTCATTCTTCTGTCATCGCTCTTTTTGGAAAAACTGGATCGCGTGTCCGAGGTTTTCTTTCCAAACCGAAGCGTAAAATTAGCATCAACGACTAAACTGAGACAAAACCCAGTTAGAGAATCAGAAACTGTGCTTGAGACAAACGaatatttgactttgactgcTCCCGTGAGATAAAACCATCGATTGTCATCTTGTGGTATTTAATGGAATTAAATGTCAGGAGCCTGATAGAAACTTTTCAGATTTGAAGCATCAGTAGAACATCTGTAACAAAATCCTTAAATTCAAAGGACGACGTGCTGCAAGAAACAGAACTAGAACATCACCCAGTAGAGCTCTTATCTTCACCGAGGACCAACTTcgcccttaaattcaatcaagctgcaccaaactattcacactcacagatattAGTCCAAACAATACGTCAGATTTTTCATCGACAACAATCAGAGACACCGTTAAAAACTTGGTGTGCGACAAACAACGTCTCTGTCTGAGCGAACTAGCTCTAGCTCTAGCTTGCTCGACGAAATTGAGATTTGTGGCGTTTGATGTATGGACGATGTTTGCAACGTTTAAAAAAATCCAGGATCCTTTGTTCAGATCGACGCCAGAAGTTCTTCGTTAGCTCGTGTTCCATTCTCCTACGAAGTTTCGTGTAAGTCCGTTCAGTGGACAGGGgtgtaaacataacctcctcagcAGAGGGTAACTTCTGGTAGCTTTGACTTGGACCGCCCCCACAGCGGCTCTGAATAACCTCCCGCTCTTGTGTTTATcttcctaaccctaacccaaacaaTTTCGCACGAAATCACCGAACACCTGATTCCTCCCGTAACCTTCTCCGGAGTCCATCAAACCTGTGAGTGACGGCCGAGGGGGTGCCAAACATTCCTGATTGAAAATTCCTGCTTGAACCTTGGAGGGTTGGGTGGTTCCCATTCAGGGACTGATGGTTGAATGGAGCCGGTGAGATGAGCTGAGCTGCACCACAATGGGAGATATTCTGGGTTTTAATAGCGTCTCTGGGCCACTTGTGGCGGGAACAGGTGTTCTGGTTTaggcgtgggggggggggtcggcCTAAAAGACGGAGGAGTGACTGACACTTTATTCGTGTGAAGGGGAAAAACCCTTTGTGATAATATAACGGTTTTATTATGTACAAattatagactgtatttaaagatcgaaacaaaagtgaagccaaagcatctcgatcgccccctggtggctggaggCAGTGCAGGTCAcgaaccctgcctcctccgtgttagcagatgggacatggatcaaactaaaaagtcgaTTTGACATGTTAAAATACATACAAAGTTGGATCCTGTCATTTTTTCGGGAGTTCTTTCGTTtgtgttcaagtgtttgttgcaataaaaagcagcagttgtgtgtttaacagaaaacacaaatactgaaAGGTATCAGGTGTGACTACCGATGCAGTactttgtgttcagtgtgtgtagtTAGTGTTGATCACCATCAGAGCAGCTGAGTTCAGACCTGGAGAATGTAACGCCGCTAATTGAATGAGTAAACAAATCAAACGGACCAATGAGTGGAATGTGATGCTGTGAATTCCCACAATCCCTCGGTGGCCTCCCAAATTCTGGgagggggtcagaggtcaaatagTTTTCTCCCAGTTTGATGCCGTTAcgagaggtcaggggtcaatTCGCCCAACAATTAGCGAGCTACAGTAGAGGAGCAGGTTGGTGGAGGTTTAAAATGATCAGCAGCTGAAACCTTTGATCCATTTAAATGAATCACGATGAACTCTGACCCGGAGCTTATTTCTAATATGAGATGATCCCTTTAATAATCTATGGCTcattttaatgatataaaacacattttcatgatgtgtttgtcagtgaaaagctttagaagaagaaaatattaaagCTCCTTCTGAAGTCTGGATTCTCGAGCCCCATTAAATGTTGCAGTCGCACTTTgcaagtttcaaaataaagtttcaaaataactagaatggcacttattGAACTCATAAATTCTGCCAAGGCcgaacaatcctacacatgattgtTTAGTTCTTgcagtagaaatataaaagaaaaaaggaaatatctgatattgtaaattatttatttgtcataaaacacgaaagaaagtgaaagaaaatgtggatCTGCCTCTAAATCCATCATTTTATGGGTTAGGGTTCATCTGAGGCCCCGTCCCTCCAACGAGCTCCGTACAACATACGTCCTTTGGCGGCCGAATAAAATAATGGAAATCCCAACGCAGCCTGGAACGCGCTGAGAGGATCTGAGGAAAATGCTCAAGTTATGGAACCGAAGAATAAACTCCTGCGCTCTGAAACTGTCGGTGAATCGACGCAGACGCACTCTGCAAAATGACCGATATctcaactgaaaaataaaatgcactgtTGACGACGTATCTGACTGATTTAAGATGGAATGAATGAAAAGTGTATGTGGACGACAGGTTGATTAAAACGCGTGGGTCGTCCAATTAAAAACAGGATGTATAAGAAATTTGGCTTCTGATGTTTGCAGTTATTTGAATTTGTCCATTAAGGCAGAGGTGGAGCTCGGCCTGTGATTGGTTGGGGGGGAGGTGTCAGGCTGGTGTGTGGCAGTAacagggggagtgaggaggaggaggaggaggaggaggaggctgcaggggaTCCCTCCGTTGCGCACGGCCTCAGTCCAGTGCGTAAAAAGAGCGCAGCGCGGCACAGCACAGAGAGACtctccaagtgtgtgtgtgtgtgttagtgtgtgtctgtgtgagtgcgtgtgtccTCCACCGCCCGGATTAGCGCTTCCTCTCAGTCCGAGCTGACCCGCGCTCTCAATGAAGCTTGGTTCTTCTCCGTGATTTCTTCGCCATGAGCTGCTTGGATGTGATGTACCAAGTGTTTGGACCTCAGCCTTATTTCAGCTCCTACAGCCCCTATCACCACCAGGTATGGATCCTTCAACGGGTTTTAAAACCAGCTCGTGTGCGGAGACTTTATATCAGGTTCAGTGTGAAGGAAACTTTTAAGATTTAGGTTGTTCAATAATGTGAAACTTAAAATCCGTGCGTAATCTGCACGCAGCAGGATTACGCAGCTGTTTTTACCCATCGCTTGTAGCTGTGgatcatttatttgaattttttttaaacccttcAGGCTTTAAAGCAACTTTGCCACCTGTTTGTACCGAAAAATATAAAGTTGATTAACACTTAAAAcccttaaaaaatgtaattcatggAGTGTAGGTGCGCAGTGAGCATAGAGgaacacccccacacacacacacacacacacacacacacacacacacacacacacacacacacacacacatacttgtcACTGCGTAAAGATTTTATCATGAACACGAACAACTTTATTTTGGGGCTTTGTATAAATAGTGAACTAATTTCAGCTTCAGAGGACAAagaactgtttgtttgtcaaatcTATGCGTGAATTTCCCGAAAGGCAAATAATAAATTTGTACTTATCAGGAAAACCATCATACTTGAGTTTTATTGGAGTTGAAACTGTTGAAGAATTTGTAATTCatgtaaaatatgattaaatacatattCTCTGAATTAATAATTAGTCCAACAACAATTATTAATCCTGCAAAAGTTTAATTTCCTTCTCTAATTTTACATATGTTGAACCAAACctgtagttttttatttaaatttagtCGCATCTcaatctcagtataaatatcCTAATATAGCTGCCAAACATTAAGACCTTTTGATTTCCCAGTGcaatgtgacagtgtgtgagcggaccttgtgtgtgtctgtgtgtgtgtctgtgtgtgtgtcagtagctgcaggtttgtgtgtgtgaggccttTTCAGACCTGTTAAAGAGCCTTTTCTCTGTGTTAAAGCCTCTCAGTCAACATGCAGGCATTTTTCACATAGTGCCACATCTCACTTTGTCACCTGCAGCCGGAGGATCCGTCCACTCGCTGCACTGCAGCACTACAGCCAGCGTTCTTACTACTTATTAGTTTTTAATCTTTGTGGCTtgtttaatacatttgttttacagtaataatatatattttttaaagtcttaACGTCTCAAAGTAATCACACGTAGAGTTTAAACACAACCTGGATTTTTGCTTTTTATCATATCAGTAATTAGAACCAATTTAGTTGTatgtttttctctcatgtgTGCGACCGGTGTCTGGGTATTATTCTTGAAAATGGCTTCACATGTcagtttatatgtgtgtgtgtgacacggTGATAAATTAACAAGGAGGTTGAAGTATTAGATGTAATAGTCGCTCATCAATATAACATTAtattataaacacacaccttTGTGTTAATGTATCACACTTGTGTTATTTAGCATTTAAGACACGTGTTGTGTCTTTAACAGTAAACCCCAGTGAGTCCTGAGGTTTAAAGGTCAAACGTCAAATGTAAAAATCGGTGCGAACACCTGAAATTGATGCATCATCTATAGATTGGATTTAGTTTCTGAAGTTGTGCGTCTGAACAGTATAAATctgtgtgtccccccccccagaagCTGGCCTTGTATTCCAAAATGCAAGACCCCCAGGACAGCAGCAGCCGGCTCGGCCCCCTGGGGCCCCCGGCGATcaaggaggaggacaaggagctGCCGCCGGGAGCCGAGTACCTGAGCTCCCGCTGCGTCCTCTTCACGTACTTCCAGGGCGACATCAGCTCGGTGGTGGACGAGCACTTCAGCCGAGCGCTCAGCCAGACGACCGCTTACCCTGCCTCCAGCAGCCACAAGACCgtaagaggtgtgtgtgtgtgtgtgtgtgttttctaccaTCGTACATATGTGGAACCGCCGGAGAAACACATCTTGTGCTGCCATGCTTTTATTTCTGGTGTTTGTGTCAATAATAGTTTTTAGATTTAATAGATTTTCATACACAAACCCTGGATTCAGTAACTCTGTCTCTAAGATTTTTACCTGCATGGTGATAAAATGATCTCATGCAAAgataaagactttaaaaaaggagaatttCTTAAACTGCAACGACTGACGGTGGCTCTATTTCCTGATTTCAGTCAAAACCAGAGAATCTAAagataatgtaatttaatgtagaTGATGTttcactgtcagtgtttttcaaatcagagagaaacaacctCTGAAGCAGCACGTTGGTAATTTGAAGATAACAAAACTCAACGATGAGGAAACGTCTGAATACTCAGAAAAATGATAATTCTacaaaatgatgaataataaacGTCGCATTATATTGGTCCAAACATTATTAATATCTATTTATCAGCTGATATGATGCAGAACTGTGACTTtctgattttatatttattgagtGAGCgctaaaagagaaaagagaagaagtgtattttgtttcattcagttttcctggggaccttgatttttttgtatttttgagtcaaatgaaaaaattgtgagttgatttaaaaaaacgcACACAATTGTAATGAACATGTTGAGACTGAAATATTTTGAAAGTACAGTTAAATGTAAATCAGAATAGGAGTTTTGTGTgttgcatatttttttttaactcttttttAACCACCCTTGTGTAAACTAGGATTTTCAAATATGGGACATTTACAACAGCAAAACATAATTCCCACGTTTTCTTGAAGTGGTTCACAAGGTTTTTAGTCAATAATTTATTATATGAGAGTAAATGTGgagttaaaaagaagaaaatcctcAAGTTAATCAAATGTCACTGTGCACGTCATCCTCCTTTAGTTTCTAAAATACGTCCTCAGCGttgtatttgattatttttaatatctgtTCAACTGCCAATTtacttttgcttttgcttttatAAAGTGACTCAAACAATGAATAATAATCCGAATGTTTGAAGGTTAATTTGAATTAGTTTtgcaaaaatagagaaaataagACATTTAGAATTTTGGTAAATCGAGATGATCTAATAAGTTACTTCAAGTAATCCTAGTAACTAGTTACTATTTAGGGCGAGTAAACAAACTTACTCCGGAGATTAAacatgtgtttgatttgtgtttcgTCAGATTCGTTCCCGATGAGCCAGCGAAGTTTCCCTCCGTCGTTCTGGAACAGCTCGTACCAGCCGTCCGTCTCGTCCACGCTGAGCGGCGCCCTCTCCGCTCCCCACACAGAGCTCTCCTTCCCCGGGGACCCGTACGCCACCGCCTCCCTGCACAGCCACCTCCACCAGCCCAGCCCCGAAGCCTGGCACCcgtcccaccaccaccatcaccaccaccatccgTACTCGCTAGGGGGCGCTATAGGCACCCAGGGCTCGGCGTACCCACGTCCGGGCGTTCACGAGATGTACGGCGCGGCGTTCGACCCGCGGTACGGCTCGCTGCTGGTGCCGTCAGTGAGGCCTCACCACCGGCTGACGCCCGGCAGCTCGGTGTCAGGGCCCAACGCCTCGCCCTGTGACCTCGGGGGGAAGGGCGAGTCGGGGACGGGGTCGACCTGGAGCGGCGCCTTCACCGGAGCCGGAGCAGAAATTGGACTCAACATGGACACAGGTATCGTCCATTTCTCAGATCACCATTTTGTTTCTAAAGACTAAGATCACAAATACTTTGATTCAAGACGGACACGCCACAGATGTACAGagtaaatggaaataaaaaaattataaatcacatttaaagatGTCATCATTCAAAGTTTTCACTTCTAATCAAACCCCACAAAGTttagttgatttattttaaatggctGTTTGAACTGGGAGCCAATCAGGAATAAActtaaaagttaaaacactAAATCTGGTAAATATTTCTTGATAAACTTTACTCTTATCttagtcttttttttgttggcaTATTTAATACTCAGGcgtagtactgtagtactgtagtactgtagtactgcaGTAGATTTACTCTTTATTGGGCCTGAGAGCTGATccacaatttaaatttaaatacagaGAGCTGTCTTTCAGAAACCTGAGGGAAATAttagaaacaacaaaaaaacacaacagatctcTAACATGGTGTTTCGCTCCATTGCTattgtccataaagtttttaccgtccACGTAAACAATCAGActtcatagtttcagctgcagagcttgtttttgcgtaatccagctaactaacaaacagacgGAGGTTATAACCAAAACCAAAAGGGATCAACGCTAGCTTTGTTAAATTTGTGTTTCCAATGGATTTTGTCTGATGTTGACGAACTGAAACTCTTATTCTGATGTTGAATTGGCCACCGATCGTCTAAAAGCTCCGTCACTCAGAGaactaatgaaaacatgttgtaGTATTTGACTGGAGTGAGAAACTTAAAGCATCAGATTaagtttagtttgtgtgtgagaactTCAGCTTCAGCGTTAAAGGGTCAGAATTGAATAAAAGATAAACTTCTCTGCCTCAGATCAACTCACCACAAGTGGTTTGAACCAACAACCCGCCTGTCAATCAATCAGCACCTTAACACCAGCTGTCAACTGGCTTTTCTCTCTGGTTTCATCTCCGCCGCCTCGAGCGATTCCTCCTGCTTTTGTCACCACGACGTTTGTGCTCCTCTCGCTAATCTTCCTATTcttgcctcctcctcctcctcctcctccgcctcctcttcttctcttcctccttcctttccttctctctcaggTCTACAGGGGCAGGATAAGAGCAAGGATTTGTATTGGTTTTAGAGACTGATGATTCCCTGCCTGCCCTTCACTCTCCCCCCCTGCActcccaccctcctctcctccttcagctgtagcctctcccctcccccccagtcctgctctcctcctctgttgctcTGCTGATGACTGACGAGAGAAAGTGACGGCACGTTTTATGCTGTAACGGCTTCTGGTCTACTTGCAGCTCTGTGTTACGGCGGACTGTGCGGCAGCGGCGCAGCCCTGCTGAGCTGAACGCCGACGCCGTGgatactaaaaaaaaaaactgaagaggaGCGAGCGCATCTGATCTTTTGACGGACGTGGACAAAGACGAGTTTCTTTGTGCTCCTGCAACAGGCAGAGACAACATTCCTAAAGTGGGAAAAAGTCttgggacagacggacagagacacatgtgaTGTCAAACTCCAAAGACGAGCGCTCGGAGGACTTGGCAGGACTTGCCTCACTGGGGCAACTGGGCTGCAGACACTGGGAGTGTGTTATGGCTGCAGGAAAAAGGCCACGTTGGTGTTGAGGAGGCCGCACAGACGCCGAAGGTTTTCACAGGGTTTTGGTTCGATGTCAACGCAAATATCCCCCCCCGTCATTCTGTCAAAAGTCAA
This window of the Hippoglossus stenolepis isolate QCI-W04-F060 chromosome 20, HSTE1.2, whole genome shotgun sequence genome carries:
- the vgll2a gene encoding transcription cofactor vestigial-like protein 2a isoform X1; this translates as MSCLDVMYQVFGPQPYFSSYSPYHHQKLALYSKMQDPQDSSSRLGPLGPPAIKEEDKELPPGAEYLSSRCVLFTYFQGDISSVVDEHFSRALSQTTAYPASSSHKTVRDSFPMSQRSFPPSFWNSSYQPSVSSTLSGALSAPHTELSFPGDPYATASLHSHLHQPSPEAWHPSHHHHHHHHPYSLGGAIGTQGSAYPRPGVHEMYGAAFDPRYGSLLVPSVRPHHRLTPGSSVSGPNASPCDLGGKGESGTGSTWSGAFTGAGAEIGLNMDTALCYGGLCGSGAALLS
- the vgll2a gene encoding transcription cofactor vestigial-like protein 2a isoform X3, with the protein product MSCLDVMYQVFGPQPYFSSYSPYHHQKLALYSKMQDPQDSSSRLGPLGPPAIKEEDKELPPGAEYLSSRCVLFTYFQGDISSVVDEHFSRALSQTTAYPASSSHKTVRDSFPMSQRSFPPSFWNSSYQPSVSSTLSGALSAPHTELSFPGDPYATASLHSHLHQPSPEAWHPSHHHHHHHHPYSLGGAIGTQGSAYPRPGVHEMYGAAFDPRYGSLLVPSVRPHHRLTPGSSVSGPNASPCDLGGKGESGTGSTWSGAFTGAGAEIGLNMDTGLQGQDKSKDLYWF
- the vgll2a gene encoding transcription cofactor vestigial-like protein 2a isoform X2 encodes the protein MSCLDVMYQVFGPQPYFSSYSPYHHQLALYSKMQDPQDSSSRLGPLGPPAIKEEDKELPPGAEYLSSRCVLFTYFQGDISSVVDEHFSRALSQTTAYPASSSHKTVRDSFPMSQRSFPPSFWNSSYQPSVSSTLSGALSAPHTELSFPGDPYATASLHSHLHQPSPEAWHPSHHHHHHHHPYSLGGAIGTQGSAYPRPGVHEMYGAAFDPRYGSLLVPSVRPHHRLTPGSSVSGPNASPCDLGGKGESGTGSTWSGAFTGAGAEIGLNMDTALCYGGLCGSGAALLS